Part of the Acaryochloris thomasi RCC1774 genome, TCTGCCTGATTGAGGGCATCTAATCCCAAGAGTTCGGGCTCGATAGTGTCCCGAATATTTTCAACAGCCTGCAGTACACCTTTGCCACCGTAGCGACTGGCATCACCATCGCGCAGCTCGTGCGCTTCGAAACTGCCGGTGGAGGCACCGCTGGGAACCTGGGCGAGACCATAGGCTCCGCAGCTCAGGACAACCTCTGCTTCTACAGTTGGACGGCCCCGCGAGTCTAGAATTTCGCGGGCATCAATGGCGGCGATGTCTGTTTCTTGCATAAATTTATTGTTTATCCGATCACGGGCGGCACACTCTAACTCGCTGATTTTGGCGAGACCAACAGATCACCAGCAAAATCAAGAAGAGATACCTTAAAACATGGTAGGGGCATTACGCCAGAATGTAACTGCCTGAAAACGCAATTAACAAATAAAAAAACTGAGGGTTTTATGAGAATCTTACACACAATGCTGAGAGTCAGCGATCTAGACAAGTCTCTCGCTTTCTACTGCGATGTTTTGGGCATGGATCTGCTGCGCCGCAAGGATTACCCCGGCGGTGAATTTACCTTGGCTTTTGTCGGTTATGGCAAGGAATCAGAGGAAGCTGTCTTGGAGCTAACCTACAACTGGGGGGTCGATAGTTATAATCTCGGGGATGCTTACGGCCATGTCGCGTTAGGAGTTGATGATATTTACACGACCTGTGACGCTATTAAGGGTCTAGGGGGTAAGGTTGCTCGCGAGCCGGGGCCGATGAAACATGGTTCAACCGTCATTGCCTTTGTTGAGGATCCAGACGGCTATAAAGTAGAGCTGATCCAAACGAAGTCAAAGGTAGAAGAACCAACAATGGCCGCTGCTCGTACTTAAAGGTTCACTGCTCTACTGAGGGGGGAACGTCAAGCCAAAAAATAAATTGTCATATACGCTCTTGGCTTCGCTATCAAAATCGTTTAACTTACCTTATGTAAGGAGAAAAGCTTTGTATCGAAGGATTCATTATTTCCTTCCATCGCAAAATAGTGTGTTTGCGATCGCAACGTAAGCTTTTCTTGGTGCAGTTTCTTTCAGCTCAATACCGTTCTGGTCCGCGTTGAAAGTATCTAGTAGCCAAATCAGG contains:
- the gloA gene encoding lactoylglutathione lyase — translated: MRILHTMLRVSDLDKSLAFYCDVLGMDLLRRKDYPGGEFTLAFVGYGKESEEAVLELTYNWGVDSYNLGDAYGHVALGVDDIYTTCDAIKGLGGKVAREPGPMKHGSTVIAFVEDPDGYKVELIQTKSKVEEPTMAAART